One region of Longimicrobium sp. genomic DNA includes:
- a CDS encoding M20/M25/M40 family metallo-hydrolase, with amino-acid sequence MRPKLHAALAAAILAGPLAAQQPASVPDGPRVRQALAFVARTEPQTIEEQIAICEIEAPPFKEARRAADYRRRMEALGLRNIRIDSVGNVIGERPGEPGQPVIVISGHLDTVFPEGTDVRVKREGTLLRGPGIGDDCRGLAVVLAVARAMNDAQIRTRGTVLFVGTVGEEGAGDLRGVRHLFEKELRGRVTHFISVDGTGYTMTKDAVGSYRYRVAYKGPGGHSYSDFGMPNPTHALGRAIARIADFQVPAEPKVTFSVGVVQGGTSVNAIAGEASMLVDMRSVNPAALDSVDRRFHAAVRQAVEEENARWADTVRLTVDVQRTGTRPAGTQRDDAPIVRAARAAGERLGFTPEASPSSTDANIPISLGISSLTIDAGGTGQGAHSLAESWDSKGSEKGTQWALLLVLALAGVR; translated from the coding sequence ATGCGCCCGAAGCTCCACGCCGCCCTCGCCGCCGCGATCCTCGCCGGCCCGCTCGCCGCCCAGCAGCCCGCGTCCGTGCCTGACGGGCCGCGCGTGCGGCAGGCGCTCGCCTTCGTGGCGCGTACGGAGCCGCAGACCATCGAGGAGCAGATCGCCATCTGCGAGATCGAGGCGCCGCCCTTCAAGGAGGCCCGCCGCGCCGCCGACTACCGCCGCCGCATGGAGGCGCTGGGGCTGCGCAACATCCGCATCGACTCCGTGGGCAACGTGATCGGCGAGCGCCCCGGCGAGCCCGGCCAGCCGGTGATCGTCATCTCCGGCCACCTGGACACCGTCTTCCCCGAGGGAACGGACGTGCGGGTGAAGCGCGAGGGCACCCTCCTGCGCGGCCCCGGCATCGGCGACGACTGCCGCGGGCTGGCCGTGGTGCTCGCGGTGGCGCGGGCCATGAACGACGCGCAGATCCGCACGCGCGGCACCGTGCTCTTCGTCGGCACCGTGGGCGAGGAGGGGGCGGGCGACCTGCGCGGGGTGCGCCACCTGTTCGAGAAGGAGCTGCGAGGGCGCGTCACGCACTTCATCTCGGTGGACGGCACCGGCTACACGATGACCAAGGACGCGGTGGGGAGCTACCGCTACCGGGTGGCCTACAAGGGTCCCGGCGGCCACAGCTACAGCGACTTCGGGATGCCAAACCCGACGCACGCCCTCGGCCGCGCCATCGCCAGGATCGCCGACTTCCAGGTCCCCGCCGAGCCCAAGGTCACCTTCAGCGTGGGCGTGGTGCAGGGCGGCACCTCGGTGAACGCCATCGCGGGCGAGGCGAGCATGCTGGTGGACATGCGCTCGGTGAACCCGGCCGCGCTGGACTCGGTGGACCGCCGCTTCCACGCCGCCGTGCGCCAGGCGGTGGAGGAGGAGAACGCCCGCTGGGCGGACACCGTGCGCCTGACGGTGGACGTGCAGCGCACCGGCACCCGCCCCGCCGGCACCCAGCGCGACGACGCCCCCATCGTCCGCGCCGCGCGCGCGGCCGGCGAGCGCCTGGGATTCACTCCGGAAGCCAGCCCCTCCAGCACCGACGCCAACATCCCAATCTCCCTCGGCATTTCATCGCTGACCATCGACGCGGGCGGCACCGGCCAGGGCGCGCACTCGCTGGCGGAGAGCTGGGATTCGAAGGGGAGCGAAAAGGGGACGCAGTGGGCGCTGCTGCTGGTGCTGGCGCTGGCGGGGGTGCGGTAG
- a CDS encoding HNH endonuclease encodes MALNASFEPLTILPVERALRLVLERKAEVLEADDARIFRSERSRIACPLVIRLKRYVHVPRRFRRQVTNTFLFARDGYRCQYCLRHRGTLRGREFLTRDHVHPLSRGGDNVWENVATACSHCNNRKGNHLPEECGMVLHTSPREPNYVELVWAVRRVTDVQAKYIAMFYGEEVLEALRRHDREAETRDAEHSQDGERHLALLS; translated from the coding sequence TTGGCACTCAACGCATCCTTTGAACCTCTCACCATCCTCCCGGTGGAGCGGGCCCTGCGGCTCGTGCTGGAGAGGAAGGCGGAGGTGCTGGAGGCGGACGACGCACGAATTTTCCGCTCGGAACGCTCGCGGATCGCCTGTCCCCTGGTGATCCGCCTGAAGCGCTACGTGCACGTCCCGCGCAGGTTCCGCCGGCAGGTCACCAACACCTTCCTCTTTGCGCGCGACGGCTACCGCTGCCAGTACTGCCTGCGGCACCGCGGCACGCTGCGCGGGCGCGAGTTCCTGACGCGCGACCACGTGCACCCGCTCTCGCGCGGCGGCGACAACGTGTGGGAGAACGTCGCCACGGCGTGCTCGCACTGCAACAACCGCAAGGGGAACCACCTTCCCGAGGAGTGCGGGATGGTGCTGCACACTTCACCGCGCGAGCCCAACTACGTGGAGCTGGTGTGGGCGGTGCGCCGCGTGACCGACGTGCAGGCGAAGTACATCGCCATGTTCTACGGCGAAGAGGTGCTGGAGGCGCTGCGCCGCCACGACCGCGAGGCCGAGACGCGCGACGCGGAGCACTCTCAAGACGGGGAACGCCACCTCGCGCTGCTGTCCTGA
- a CDS encoding M14 family metallopeptidase — translation MALRTLLLAAALLGTASGLRAQADPPSPAQVLGYQLGERFTPYAGVQQYARALDAASPRVEYRPYGQTYEGRELFQMVIATPENLARLDAILAANAELTRPETTAERARQIAASNPAVVYFSYGVHGNESSSSEAALYTAYDLARDAAEVRGVLQSLVVIIDPVANPDGRDRYVQWYRSVRGAEPNLNAVSREHREPWPGGRFNHYLFDLNRDWSWSTQVETRARLATWFRYNPQVHVDFHEMYYNSSYFFFPASAPINPIYPQHILAWGKRFGQENARTFDAQGWAYYTGEAFDLFYPGYGDSWPSLTGAVGMTYEQAGHGAAGQAVIQESGDTLTLRDRALHHHASGQATLRTAAAGKAQLLMDYAAGQRTVGQGERDFLLVPGTDPSRIESLVAHLRRQGIEVERASAGFRAGTTAYPGFPARSDFPAGTYRVRARQPLGRLAITLLQPETVLKAEYSYDVSAWSLPYAYGVAAYRATGGGTGWTPVRTTGTETLTAGSAPQPSAFGYLVAPGEQASRGVVSLLRAGGRARVLGKPSTFAGRRYPAGTWFIPARGNDSLQVRLTRVGLGSVAIPISSGLSEGGIDLGSENVANIKLPRVAVVSGEGVSPTSFGAHWFFLDQQLGVPFDAVQATDLASADLSDYQVIVLPDASPRAVRDATDALKAWVQRGGRLVAIAGGAEAIAGMAEVKLREAGRDTGNARTRYLAGREERERQEWRQEVPGTILPLRLDPAHPLAFGAGLDGRPGETFTLHQGTTVFEPAENLETVAYLPRNPARISGVISPENLRRLGEGSVVATRRMGQGSVVLFADDPLFRLFWRSMQPLYVNALLMGP, via the coding sequence ATGGCACTTCGCACGCTTCTCCTGGCGGCCGCGCTCCTCGGCACCGCGTCCGGGCTCCGGGCGCAGGCGGATCCACCCTCCCCAGCGCAGGTGCTGGGCTACCAGCTCGGTGAGCGCTTCACCCCGTACGCGGGCGTGCAGCAGTACGCCCGCGCGCTGGATGCCGCCTCGCCGCGGGTGGAGTACCGCCCCTACGGCCAGACGTACGAGGGGCGCGAGCTCTTCCAGATGGTCATCGCCACGCCCGAGAACCTGGCGCGGCTGGACGCCATCCTTGCCGCCAACGCCGAGCTGACCCGCCCCGAGACGACGGCGGAGCGCGCGCGGCAGATCGCCGCGTCCAACCCGGCGGTGGTGTACTTCAGCTACGGCGTGCACGGCAACGAGAGCTCGTCCAGCGAGGCGGCGCTGTACACGGCCTACGACCTAGCCCGCGACGCGGCCGAGGTGCGCGGCGTCCTGCAGTCGCTGGTGGTCATCATCGACCCCGTCGCCAACCCGGACGGGCGCGACCGCTACGTGCAGTGGTACCGATCGGTTCGCGGCGCGGAGCCCAACCTCAACGCCGTGTCGCGCGAGCACCGCGAGCCGTGGCCGGGCGGGCGCTTCAACCACTACCTCTTTGACCTGAACCGCGACTGGTCGTGGTCCACGCAGGTGGAGACGCGGGCGCGGCTGGCCACCTGGTTCCGCTACAACCCGCAGGTGCACGTCGATTTCCACGAGATGTACTACAACTCGTCGTACTTCTTCTTCCCGGCGTCGGCGCCCATCAACCCCATCTACCCGCAGCACATCCTGGCCTGGGGGAAGCGCTTCGGGCAGGAGAACGCGCGCACCTTCGACGCGCAGGGCTGGGCCTACTATACGGGGGAGGCGTTCGACCTCTTCTACCCCGGCTACGGCGACTCGTGGCCGTCGCTCACGGGCGCGGTGGGGATGACGTACGAGCAGGCGGGGCACGGCGCGGCGGGGCAGGCGGTGATCCAGGAGTCGGGCGACACGCTGACGCTGCGTGACCGCGCGCTCCACCACCACGCCAGCGGCCAGGCCACCCTGCGCACCGCCGCCGCCGGCAAGGCGCAGCTGCTGATGGACTACGCCGCCGGGCAGCGCACCGTCGGCCAGGGCGAGCGCGACTTCCTCCTGGTGCCGGGCACCGATCCCAGCCGCATCGAGTCGCTGGTGGCGCACCTCCGCCGCCAGGGGATCGAGGTGGAGCGCGCTTCCGCCGGCTTCCGCGCGGGCACGACGGCGTACCCGGGCTTCCCGGCGCGCAGCGACTTCCCCGCGGGCACCTACCGCGTGCGCGCACGCCAGCCGCTGGGCCGCCTCGCCATCACCCTGCTGCAGCCGGAGACGGTGCTCAAGGCCGAGTACTCGTACGACGTCAGCGCCTGGTCGCTTCCGTACGCCTACGGGGTGGCCGCCTACCGCGCGACGGGCGGCGGTACCGGATGGACCCCCGTGCGCACCACCGGCACCGAGACGCTGACGGCCGGCTCGGCGCCGCAGCCCAGCGCGTTCGGCTACCTGGTGGCGCCGGGCGAGCAGGCGTCGCGCGGCGTCGTCAGCCTACTGCGCGCCGGCGGCCGGGCGCGGGTGCTCGGCAAGCCCTCCACCTTTGCGGGCCGCCGCTACCCGGCGGGGACGTGGTTCATCCCCGCGCGCGGCAACGACTCGCTCCAGGTGCGCCTCACCCGCGTCGGCCTCGGAAGCGTCGCGATCCCCATCTCCAGCGGCCTCAGCGAGGGCGGCATCGACCTGGGGAGCGAGAACGTCGCCAACATCAAGCTGCCGCGCGTCGCCGTCGTCTCGGGCGAGGGGGTGAGCCCGACGTCGTTCGGCGCGCACTGGTTCTTTCTCGACCAGCAGCTCGGCGTACCCTTCGACGCCGTCCAGGCCACCGATCTGGCCTCGGCCGACCTCTCGGACTACCAGGTGATCGTGCTCCCCGACGCATCGCCGCGCGCGGTCAGGGACGCGACCGACGCGCTCAAGGCGTGGGTGCAGCGCGGCGGGCGCCTGGTGGCCATCGCCGGGGGCGCGGAGGCGATCGCGGGGATGGCCGAGGTCAAGCTGCGCGAGGCCGGGCGCGACACGGGGAACGCGCGCACCCGCTATCTGGCGGGGCGCGAGGAGCGGGAGCGGCAGGAGTGGCGCCAGGAGGTCCCCGGCACCATCCTCCCGCTGCGGCTGGACCCGGCGCACCCGCTGGCCTTCGGCGCGGGGCTGGACGGGCGTCCGGGCGAGACCTTTACGCTGCACCAGGGCACCACGGTCTTCGAGCCCGCCGAGAACCTGGAGACGGTCGCCTACCTCCCGCGGAACCCCGCGCGCATCTCCGGCGTCATCTCCCCCGAGAACCTGCGCCGCCTCGGTGAGGGCTCCGTCGTCGCGACCCGGCGCATGGGGCAGGGCAGCGTCGTTCTCTTCGCCGACGATCCGCTGTTTCGGTTGTTCTGGCGCTCGATGCAGCCGCTGTACGTGAACGCGCTGCTGATGGGGCCGTGA